The nucleotide sequence TTTCCGGTTCATATCCGGCGCTACGGACCATAAAAAAGATCCGGGCTGCTTTGGCGAGTATATCGATCAGGTCGAAGGCCTCAGGCAGGCTGGGACTAACGGCCAGGGCGCCATGTTTTTCC is from Bacteroidota bacterium and encodes:
- a CDS encoding rhamnulose-1-phosphate aldolase, whose amino-acid sequence is EKHGALAVSPSLPEAFDLIDILAKAARIFFMVRSAGYEPERMKPEDLDEIRKTYLEERIR